A part of Primulina eburnea isolate SZY01 chromosome 10, ASM2296580v1, whole genome shotgun sequence genomic DNA contains:
- the LOC140842791 gene encoding uncharacterized protein has product MDPKYRVNNEQDTPRIPRVISPRPSYYFSTEQAHGAGHMEPEFRRLQHGYIRNDYPHNVHHSHSHLQDLHEAIRREIEKERIREEIIMSEIVRRRVLEAEVRRELMMEREMAMRRGSDGIPYGSSPAMRLESPMTSSNLGIRAEGWSAEERLGMALEDKEKQRGRHENEGLGALPYQRRSADMSISEVKPASEGYNEKERFFLLTKPDENVSGSKRKAITPSEEEPPADIIANKKAKEEWSCALCQVSATSENALEEHVLGKKHKSKEAALIAQRRGKNHSIGLFTSKVSKSNHVVGTIDPGEEEAVEHKAQSLLSEKAGVATLMKDDLPLLEKPKSEHLKKTPSEVIRNVHKNEDDPKEKGYKFWCEMCQVGTLSMKVMNDHKKGKKHLNRLRNCEKNGGTGSINQKKSAALAACMDGASENGKGVDSVKFNQALDRASSEDRKLLDAFHHEEQEGETLNSDNINKALDGKRSEVLEILGCSRAGRSQEVGIIKEET; this is encoded by the exons CTGGGCATATGGAACCAGAGTTCAGACGGCTTCAGCATGGATACATCCGAAATGATTATCCCCATAATGTCCATCACTCCCACTCTCATCTTCAAGACTTGCACGAGGCGATTCGAAGGGAAATCGAAAAGGAAAGGATTAGGGAGGAAATAATCATGTCAGAGATTGTGAGAAGACGTGTTCTAGAAGCAGAGGTGAGGAGGGAGTTGATGATGGAGAGGGAAATGGCTATGCGGAGAGGCAGCGATGGGATTCCATATGGTTCATCACCAGCAATGAGGTTGGAATCTCCAATGACGTCTTCAAATTTGGGGATAAGAGCAGAAGGATGGTCTGCAGAGGAAAGACTTGGAATGGCACTTGAGGATAAGGAAAAGCAGAGAGGGAGGCATGAGAATGAAGGATTGGGTGCTTTGCCCTATCAGAGGAGGTCTGCTGACATGAGTATTTCAGAGGTTAAGCCTGCATCAGAGGGTTACAACGAAAAAGAAAGATTTTTTTTGCTG ACGAAGCCGGATGAAAATGTATCTGGATCAAAAAGGAAAGCCATAACACCATCTGAAGAAGAGCCTCCTGCTGATATTATTGCAAACAAGAAAGCTAAAGAGGAGTGGAGTTGTGCCCTTTGCCAAGTTAGTGCCACCAGCGAAAATGCTCTAGAAGAACACGTGCTTGGAAAGAAACACAAGTCGAAAGAGGCTGCATTGATAGCTCAGAGGAGAGGGAAAAACCATAGCATTGGACTTTTTACTAGTAAAGTTTCCAAGTCAAATCATGTCGTTGGGACCATTGATCCAGGGGAAGAGGAAGCGGTGGAACATAAAGCTCAATCTTTGTTATCTGAGAAGGCAGGAGTGGCAACATTGATGAAAGATGATTTGCCATTGTTGGAAAAACCAAAATCagaacatttgaagaaaacCCCGTCAGAAGTGATTAGAAATGTACATAAAAATGAGGATGATCCAAAGGAGAAGGGTTATAAGTTTTGGTGCGAGATGTGTCAGGTAGGGACTTTATCTATGAAAGTCATGAACGATCATAAAAAGGGGAAGAAACATCTCAACAGATTGAGAAATTGTGAGAAAAATGGTGGAACTGGATCAATCAACCAAAAGAAGAGTGCTGCACTCGCTGCTTGCATGGATGGGGCTTCTGAAAATGGAAAAGGCGTAGATTCAGTAAAGTTCAACCAGGCATTGGATCGAGCAAGTTCAGAGGATCGCAAGCTGTTAGATGCATTCCATCACGAAGAACAAGAAGGAGAAACCTTGAATTCTGACAATATTAACAAGGCTTTAGATGGAAAGAGGTCCGAGGTTTTGGAAATTCTTGGATGCAGTCGAGCAGGAAGATCACAAGAAGTAGGCATAATCAAAGAAGAAACCTGA